The sequence GGTCCGGGCGAGGCGCGCATCGAGTAGCGCGCTGCCCGATATCTCTCTTGCTCGACTTGATAGCACGGTAAGCGAATTGGCTTCGCCCTTTCCGGGAGTGAAACGGAGCGGCACCCCGACGCCGATCGGTCAGCGAGGTGTCAGGATTTGCCCGCTCAATACCATGGTGTGAGTGGCCAGTATCGAAACGGCGCTCAGCGCTGCCGATCCGGAAGATGCCGACGACTTCAGAGCGAATGCCGCGCGGCTCAAGGGGTGTAACGCGACCCAGCACGCCTTAATTCGCATCTCACCTGCGAATAGCGCTCGCGCTCTGGATATCCCATGAGCTCGCAATAGCGGGCGAATGCGGCCCATATCGAGCATTGGGCTTGCGCCTCCGTTCGGCCCAACCCGCCCTGGCAGCGCATCGGTCTCAATCTATTCTCACAAGTGGCTCTCAAGAGGCTTGAATCGGACGTAACGTGAGCTTGTATCATACAAGTAAGGTGGCGGACCGCGTCCGACCTCCGGTCACTTCCTGACGCGCGATGAGAATTGTGAATCTTTCAGACCTTCGAACCTGCATCGCAAGACTTCTGTGTGCTGATGCCCGGGCACTCCCGACACGGCCAATCGGTCGCGATGCGCGCCGCCGGTCCGGTGGCCGCTCGGGTGATTCGGGCATCTGAGATCGGAGCACGACGTTCTCGGATCGCGGCGGGCTTGAAGGCAAGCTCGCCCATCGCACGACCATCACGCGGTGCAGCATGAACAGTATCGTAGATCACCCCGACAGAGGACAGCCGTGAACCACATGCAGCGCACCAACCGCTCGTCGCGCCCCAGAGCGCATCGCTATACAATTTCTCTTTTTGGCGTTTGGATGACGACAGCTCTGTGCTGCGGAAGTGCAGGTGCGCGAGATCGACCGGTCCCAGTGGAGGCGCGACAGGCGTGCACACCGGATGCGTTTCGCCTCTGCGGCGCCCACATACCTGATGAGGACGCCGTCGCGGCCTGCCTCAAAGCCAATATCCAGCGCCTGAGCGTGCAATGTCGTCAGATCATCTCAGTTCGGGATGCTGCCACAGGAAATGGGAACCCAAGATGAGGTATGCGCGACAGCTGGTTTCGCTTGATCGTATTCGTGCCGCAGCAAGTGAACGTTTCGCCGCCTTAGACCGATCCGATTATCTGTTGTGACACGTGACGCTGGCTGACCGGACGATCGTCCGCGCCCGAGCTCAACGTCTGTAGTCGGGCACACCAAGTAACTGAAGGTACGAGAATGCATGAACTCCCTTTTGATACCGTTCTAATCGCCAACAGGGGAGAGATCGCCGTTCGTATCATCAAGACCGTTCGCAAGTTGGGGCTTCGTTCTGCGATCGTCCACCACGACATTGATGCCCGCACGCTTGCGGTCTCTATGGCCGATGCAGCCATCGCGATCGACGGACCCACGCCGATTGCTGCCTATCTCGACATCCCGCAGATTATCGCCGCCGCCCGACAGGCGAGCGCTGGTGCACTGCATCCAGGTTATGGATTTCTGTCGGAGAACGCGAAGTTCGCCAGGGCCGTTACGGGCGCCGGCATCACCTTCATCGGACCTAGCCCCGAAAACATCGAACTGATGGGCGACAAAATCCGAGCTCGCAACTTCGTTCAGCAACACGGCTTTCCAGTCGTTCCTTGCGCCATCGAGGAAGATGATCCAACGACCTTCGTGCGCAGAGCCCGGGCCATGGGATCCCCTTTGCTGGTAAAACCTTCCGTGAGCGGCGGCGGCAAAGGCATGCAGATTGTGCGCGACCTCGGCGCGCTGGAGGACGCAATCGCGCAGGCACGCAGCGAGGCGCAGCGCTACTTCGGAGATGGCCGGCTTTACGTCGAACGACATATCGAAAACCCGCGCCATATCGAAGTCCAGGTGCTCGGCGACGCCTTCGGAAACGTTGCTCATCTGTTCGAGCGCGAGTGCTCGATCCAACGTCGGTTTCAGAAGGTTATCGAAGAGGCGCCCGCGTCGGGGCTGTCGTCGGAGTTGCGCCAAAGGATCTGCGATACTGCCGTCGGCATCGCGCGTGCAGCCAACTATCACAGTGCCGGCACTGTCGAATTCCTCCTTGCCGGAGGAGAGTTCCACTTTCTGGAAATGAATACACGTTTGCAAGTAGAGCATCCCGTGACCGAGATGATTACGGGCGTTGATCTTGTTGCCGAACAGATCCACATCGCTGCGGGCCGCCCACTTAGATTGGCGCAGTCCGACATTGTGCCGAGCGGACACGCGATCGAAGCCAGGTTGTGTGCCGAAGCGCCGGAGCGCGGATACGCTCCAACAACAGGTAAGGTCCTTGTGCTCGACTACCCCGGCGGCGAGGGTATACGCATCGACAGCGGCCTTTCGCGAGGTCAGAACATCACGACAGCATTCGATCCCTTGCTCGCCAAGATCATCGTGCATTCGCCCTCGCGTATCGAGACTGCGCAAAAGGCGCATCGCGCGATGCGGGACTTGGTGCTGCTCGGTTGCGCAACCAACGCAAGCTTTCTTGCCCGACTCCTGGCTGACGACGGATTTCTGCATGGACACATTCACACGGGTTATCTCGAGGAACATCCGCACATCGCCGCCGGCGATCCCCGGGCCGACTTGTCGACCTTCCTGGCAGCGGGCGCCCTCCTGACCGGACCTGTCCGCGAATCGGCAGATGCCGTGTCCGAGCTCCACGCGGCGCTGGGCAGTTGGAGAAACTAGCGTGAATCACTGTTTTGAGGTCGATGGCGTCGAATACCAGCTATGGCTGTCTCGATGCCGAGAGGACTACCGACTCTGCTTGCATGACAGGGTGATTGCCCCGGTCGCGTTCTCCCATCGCGATGACGGCTGCGGTGTTGTTATGATTGCGGGTGAAAGCCAACCCGTCAGGTTTGCCATTGATGGCGAAACCATTCACGTGCACATGAATGGCGAAACGCGCAGTTTGCATTACCGCGACCCATTGCGAACGCTTGCTAGGTCGAAGCAGGAGACAACCCAAGCCGTCGCTCGCGCGCCCATGCCGGGCGTCGTCATTGTCACCCGGGTTTCGCCTGGTCAGGCCGTTTCTGTTGGAACGCCCCTGATGACGATCGAGAGCATGAAGTTGGAGACCGTCATACGTTCTCCACAAGACGGCATTGTCGAGCGTATTCACTTCAAACAAGGCGAGAGCTTTGAACAGGATGCTGTCCTGGTTACGCTCCTCGAGGAGCGGACCTGAAATGCAGCAGCTCTCATCTCTGGTGGATGTCAGGTCGGAAGAGTTTCGGCTCAACGAACTTCATAACAGGCGACTTGCAAAAGAACTGGAGGAGCGCCAGCATGCCGCCCGCTTCAAGCGTCCGGTGCGGGATCTTGAGCGTCTCAAGCGGCAAAACAAGCTGTTTGTGCGTGATCGGATCGAGGCTTTGCTTGATCCAGACACGCCGTTCCTCGAGCTTTCGACGCTGGCGGCTAACAAGGCCTATGACGGTGAAGTGCCCGGCGCCGCTCAGGTCGTCGGGATCGGCATTGTCGCGGGTCGAGAGGTCGTCATTCACGCAGATGACGCCAGCGTCAAGGGCGGGGCCTGGTATCCACTATCGGTCAAGAAGATCGTGAGGGCCTTGGACATCGCGATCGAGAATTGCCTGCCAGTCGTTCACTTGTGCGACTGTGCCGGAGGTTTCTTGCCCTTACAGGCGGAGTTCTTCGCAGATCGCTATCACGCGGGTCGAATCCTTCGCAATCAGTCCATTCTCTCAAAGATGGGAGTACCGCAGGTCGGTATAGCCATGGGCCATTGCAGCGCCGGCGGGGCCTACGTCCCGGCGCTTAGCGACTACAACATCATTGTTGAGGGCACAGGAGCGATCTTTCTGGGCGGTCCTCCGGTCGTCAAAGCTGCCACCGGCGCAGAGATTTCCGCCGAAGAACTCGGCGGCGCTCACTTGCATACCAGCGTATCGGGGACGAGCGACTACCTTGCAAGCTCGGAGCTGCATGCGATTGCAATTGCCCGAGACATCGTCGCTCGCTTCAGTGATCCTGTGAAGGCCAAGATCAACCGGGCTGCTCCGGAACCTCCCGCCTATAGTGCATCCGAACTGTACGGCATTCTTCCGAGGGATCCCCGGACGCAATTCGATATGCGGGAGATCATCGCCCGTCTGGTTGATGGCAGCCGATTCCACGAACATAAGGCACGTTATGGCGAGACCCTTGTGTGCGGCTTCGCGCGACTGCATGGCTATCAGATAGGCATTCTCGCCAACAACGGTGTGCTGTTGAGCGAAAGCGCGCTAAAAGGCGCTCAGTTCATCCAATTGTGCGACAAGTCTCGAACGCCTCTCCTCTTCTTGCAGAATACGACCGGCTTTATGGTGGGCCGCGACTACGAAAGGCGCGGCATAACCAAGGACGGCGCCAAGCTGATCATGGCCGTCTCCGGGGCATCTGTGCCAAAATTCACAATCGTCTGTAACGCCTCCCACGGAGCGGGAACCTACGCTATGGCGGGACGGGCTTTCGACCCGCGTTTTGTGTTTACTTGGCCGCAGTCTCAGATTTCGGCGATGGGCGCCGAGCAGGCAGCGGGCGTCCTGACACACGTCAAGGCAAGACAGCTGGCCCGGCACGATGGGCA comes from Bradyrhizobium diazoefficiens and encodes:
- a CDS encoding acetyl-CoA carboxylase biotin carboxylase subunit, with amino-acid sequence MHELPFDTVLIANRGEIAVRIIKTVRKLGLRSAIVHHDIDARTLAVSMADAAIAIDGPTPIAAYLDIPQIIAAARQASAGALHPGYGFLSENAKFARAVTGAGITFIGPSPENIELMGDKIRARNFVQQHGFPVVPCAIEEDDPTTFVRRARAMGSPLLVKPSVSGGGKGMQIVRDLGALEDAIAQARSEAQRYFGDGRLYVERHIENPRHIEVQVLGDAFGNVAHLFERECSIQRRFQKVIEEAPASGLSSELRQRICDTAVGIARAANYHSAGTVEFLLAGGEFHFLEMNTRLQVEHPVTEMITGVDLVAEQIHIAAGRPLRLAQSDIVPSGHAIEARLCAEAPERGYAPTTGKVLVLDYPGGEGIRIDSGLSRGQNITTAFDPLLAKIIVHSPSRIETAQKAHRAMRDLVLLGCATNASFLARLLADDGFLHGHIHTGYLEEHPHIAAGDPRADLSTFLAAGALLTGPVRESADAVSELHAALGSWRN
- a CDS encoding acetyl-CoA carboxylase biotin carboxyl carrier protein subunit — translated: MNHCFEVDGVEYQLWLSRCREDYRLCLHDRVIAPVAFSHRDDGCGVVMIAGESQPVRFAIDGETIHVHMNGETRSLHYRDPLRTLARSKQETTQAVARAPMPGVVIVTRVSPGQAVSVGTPLMTIESMKLETVIRSPQDGIVERIHFKQGESFEQDAVLVTLLEERT
- a CDS encoding acyl-CoA carboxylase subunit beta gives rise to the protein MQQLSSLVDVRSEEFRLNELHNRRLAKELEERQHAARFKRPVRDLERLKRQNKLFVRDRIEALLDPDTPFLELSTLAANKAYDGEVPGAAQVVGIGIVAGREVVIHADDASVKGGAWYPLSVKKIVRALDIAIENCLPVVHLCDCAGGFLPLQAEFFADRYHAGRILRNQSILSKMGVPQVGIAMGHCSAGGAYVPALSDYNIIVEGTGAIFLGGPPVVKAATGAEISAEELGGAHLHTSVSGTSDYLASSELHAIAIARDIVARFSDPVKAKINRAAPEPPAYSASELYGILPRDPRTQFDMREIIARLVDGSRFHEHKARYGETLVCGFARLHGYQIGILANNGVLLSESALKGAQFIQLCDKSRTPLLFLQNTTGFMVGRDYERRGITKDGAKLIMAVSGASVPKFTIVCNASHGAGTYAMAGRAFDPRFVFTWPQSQISAMGAEQAAGVLTHVKARQLARHDGHLSTEQLAAIRQPILEEYRERSSAYYATSELWDDGILDPVDTRNALAMVLSASLNSPITSPHYGVFRM